Sequence from the Brachionichthys hirsutus isolate HB-005 chromosome 21, CSIRO-AGI_Bhir_v1, whole genome shotgun sequence genome:
TAACCCCTGTTGtcgctctctcctctctgcagcgaTAGAGACCCAGAGTACCAGCTCAGAGGAGATAGTGCCAAGCCCGCCCTCGCCTCCCCCGCCGCCCCGCGTCTACAAGCCCTGCTTTGTGTGCCAGGACAAGTCCTCAGGGTACCACTATGGTGTCAGCGCCTGTGAGGGCTGCAAGGTGAGACGCCCGGCCTTCCTTTTTAAAATCTGCCAAGCATGCAAGGTGTTTGTCAATCTTGTAACCGTTGTGTGACTTTTACCaggtgaaaggaaaaaaaaccacCAAAAAAAACCTCAGGTCTGAGAGGATGAAAGGCTTGTGGATGGTTTTGGGGTTTTCCACACTGCAATTAATTCACAGCTTTTTCACAGGAAACATTTACTGACTAACATTCAATTTATTGAACTATTCAGTTATCAATTTGTTGATACGGCCTATTGCAACACTCGAAACGGCAGCCTGTTTCTGCCCACGTTGTAACGGTGGCCTGCATGATGGACTTCACCCTCACAATGTACAGTATGTGGAACTTTGTCATTGTGCCTAATCGCATCGGCTTTATTGACGTGCCCTCGTCAGCCATCTGTTATCAACGCGGCCGTGTTGCACAGGTGCTGCAGAGGCCTCATCGCCCCCTCCTGCTCTGTTATCAGCCGATAGTCGCCGCGTGCATGCAAATACGTTCATGTTACCGCGAGCACACAGACCTCTTTTATCTCCCCTTCTGAAGGCACAGAGCCAGAGTTGTGTAAGctcagaggaggacagagacgaGGATGAGGTGAAATCTAATGTAAAGAAGATACTGCCAGGCACGGACCCTTTCTTTTTTATCTCCGCTCACACATGACCTCGTTTTATTTCATGAGCCGATCGTGCATTCCTGGATTTATCATAACAGGAGTACGTAAAGCCTCCATACGAGGTTTTCTCACGACTGCAGCTCCGTGTAATGCAATAGGAGGTTTGGAGTGGTGCTGGTGTTGACGGGTACCTGCTAGGCCCTCTGATTTAGTGAGTGCACAGCCAATTCCTTGTGTGCTTCCATATGTGCAGAGTTGGGAGTGGGAGAAGAATGGGGGggctggagcagagaggagaataaAAAGCCAAGGAGTGCagtaacaggaaaaaaaaatgaaagtatgAAGGAATGTAGAAATGGAGCTAAATATGAGAGAGACTGCAGGGAGTTAGAGACtgcactcggggggggggggggggggggggggagaagagagaAGTGGTGCTGGGTGGAGGGGCCACATCTGAACCCAGTGACACCAGGAGGAAGATAGCCAGTATGGGAGGGGCGGGGGTTATGCAATGGGAGTTGACCTCAGGAAACACGGGAGTCTGGCACGCATGCAAACCTTTAACAAAACCCTCTGCGAAGCTCATCCTGCTCCCTCAGCAATAAAATGTTCATAAGAAAGTAAAGGCGAAGGTGGGTCCCGTCGACGCTTGGCACGAATTCATTtcgtgtgttttatttacttaCGTTGTCAACTGAAATCTAAACCGGATGAGCTGAGTGCTCAGGAAGAATAACATCGCACAGAGACTGCTGCgatcctcctgcagctgctctgtaGTGCGTGTCATGGTGCACGGAAGGTGTGTGTGGTGCGCCAGCTGCACGATGGTTCAGAGGAAGTCCCTTCAAGAGGTCATTAATACAGCCCAGAAGGTCATTGGCTGCACTCTCCTCACACTAGAAGACTGGAAGACAGTTTTTCTTGTAGTTTGCACTGATGGAGGGCTTTGCTGTTGCTTTGATCGGGGGGGTCAATTGATTAGTCATTAAATGTTTATGTGTAATTCTAATTAGAATTTAAAGCTAATTAAACTCGATCCAGTGAAATCAATACGTACTGCGTATAAAGAGAGGAAGTTGAGAATAAAACCCGAATAATCATCTTCTCCTCCGAGGTCACAGTTTGTTCACTGAAACTCCGAACAGGCGTCAGATCCGAAGCTACAGCTTAGTTTGTGGTATTGGACACGATCAATCAGAGCTGATATTGTATTTGATATTGATACTTTATCAGTTGTTGACATGCTCCCTCAACCCGATGAAGTTTAAGCTTTTTAATTCTCCAATTTTTCGTAGGAATGCCAACCATACTATAGAATTAGATGGCTCAAGTATATTTGTTTTACACCGGCGAGAGAGAACGTGTTTACGCAGATTATGTTTGCAACAAAGTGAAACTCCTTCAGTTCAATGAGGCAAAGTGAAGAGCTGAAATTCTTAACAAAGAAAGAAGTTGAATGCAGGTTTTAAGGAGCTGCTTTAAACTTGTGACCACTTCATGCCGCCGTGTCCCtagaacacaaataaacaaataaataaattgctttgatgatgatttattttaaaaaaaacacagaatgcGGCCGAAGTTTCAGCCGCTGATGCCCCGTCTGTGAGCCGGCTGTCTGCCCACTCAACAGCCGCAGTGCTAATTTGAAAAATTCACGATGCCTTCTCCGCGCCTCTGACTTCAGAGGAGATGACTTGGCATAGCGTGCTCAATAATTCAACACTACAGGCATGTGAATGTATACGGTTGTCTCATCTGGGACTGGGGTAAGTTGAGGGTTAGTCGCGTCGGCTTTGCTGCAGCACGCCAAACTACAAAGCCATTTCCTGGGGGGGCTTCATCGAACAGAGGAAGCAGGGCGGGGCTGCAGAGCTCTACTACTTGGAGATGGCTCATTCGTGTGTTGTTTAAGTTTTGCCGCCTACACATACTCACCGGCATTACACTATTTTCCCCCTGCAGATATGAACGCTTAAACATTAAATATGCATGCCCACCCACtcatgttgatgtttttgtctTGGAGGCATGGCAGTGCCGCAGCAGGTAATCTCTTCCGAGTATCCGCTGCAATGGCCGCTGTATATTTAAAATCCCCATCTGCTCCCTCTTCCTAAAGTGTCGCCCTTTATGCTGTACTGTACCCAGTATTCCTTTATATATCCCTCATATCGAGGACTGGTCTGGGCTGTTACTGCCTTGCAACagagccacagacacacacacgcacacatgcacggtCGCAGTGGGAGGCTGGGAACGCATCCTTAATCTGGGCGCAAAGTGAAAGTCACGCTCCCCAGCCTCCTTCTTAATAAAGCACATCCAGAGAAGAATACGCTACCGTGCTCATAACGCACGGCAGGTAAATGACCGCAAATTCAAGAGCACATGGCACACACGCGATCACGTGTGTCCTGTCCTGGTttctcatccctccctccctcttcctcttcacgcGGCTCTCATCTCCCCTGAACTCTGCGGGGCGGCTGACGGGCCTGCTGAGGGCTCTTGTCGCCGGGTGGATTAAACGGCGATACAAAAAGAGGCTTAAAGGCCACAGGAAGCAATGACTCTCTAAAGAAGGAGAAGGGGGCAGGGCCAGGGACAATCGACTGGCCCCGAGAGCCGCCAgcggcagccaatcagcaggtgCTGCGGGGAAGGGATGGGTCAATCCCCTGGTATCTCTGGGGTCAGGGTCAGGGCGCTGTGGGATCAAAAAAGAACACGATGTACACCCACAGGCCCACACAAAGACCAGGTCTCATTCctcagcatcagcagcgagaattaaaataaaacgagAAACCTGCTAAAGATGCCAAGTCTTCAATTTCTTGCTGGGAAATGGTCAATAAAAGCCAAACCATGTTTGTCCACGCTGGTTTGTTACTCAGACAAACGGACAACAACCTGCTGACATGTCTTCCGAGTGATTCATCGGAGGCCTCGCGTCTGCTCTGTGCTGCCGGGAGATTCGAGGGGAAGCCGGTGATCCTCGAAGTACAAATTGCAGGCTTATGTCCACCGGCCATCTGTCAGCGAGCAAAGATAATCTCAGAGGCTGGGATTGGGctccatgacccccccccccacctccctgtgTCTCCCAGATAGCCCCAGCTAGCTATACCTACACAGAACACCCACCCATGTCGATACTGGCATTGACCCTGTATTACATTCGTCCCGAGCCCCCGCTCGCTGTGCGCTCACTCAGTTGTCGCTGATTAGCATTAACCTCTTTCCCTCCTATTGACTCTCTCAGGGCGTTGAAGCTGTAAAGACAGAGAGCCTGGAGGCCGCCTGGTATTAAGCCAGGCGGCCTAATAAAGGTTTATATAACAAAGGGACAACATTTAGAGGGCCACACCTTTGtgatgaacttttttttatttgatcatgaaaagaaataaaataaaatagcaaacaatagaaaatatattcaaaaatGAAGATGTATTCAGACTAATGTTATCTAGCGGCACAAATTGTGTtccatttttttcttccctttatTTGGACATGGTTGGCTCCTTGCATCTTCTATTTTTCTGTGTTCTAGTTCATTTAAAAGTTGCAGGTAAAACTGATTTCCTTTTTGTTCCTGGCTCAATGATCTCAGCTGGCGTTGTGAAGCATCTCCAGAAGGCATTATCCTCCTTTATTTATCCTATTGTTTAAGTAAAGAGCCTCGTCTTTTTCCCAACCATCGCTCCCCCTCatcctctgtgtttctgtctcacaGGGCTTCTTTAGGAGAAGCATCCAGAAAAACATGGTGTACACTTGTCACCGGGAGAAGAACTGCATCATCAACAAAGTCACCCGCAACCGCTGCCAGTACTGTCGGCTACAGAAGTGCCTGGAAGTCGGGATGTCCAAGGAGTGTGAGTGCAGTCACTGTtctacccagaatgccttgcatcTGCAGTGCCCGAAGCTCGGAGCACCCATATCATTGTAGTGGATCAAATTCTGGAGGGGCTAGAAAGTTAACGCATGAGCATTTACTATTGATGCACCTGCATATGGATATATACTGTCTTTATGGTATATTTAAAGCTACTAAATCCCCCCCCCGGTGGGTTTAGTTTGCAGGAAATATCCACTGTGAAAGCCAGACACAGGGCGTCCATGATGCAGACTGGCAATAACAGTCAGGGTGTCGCCAGGCTTGGCAGGCCTCTGTGATGAATATGTTCTCACCTGCCGGGAGTGAAAGAGCAGGCGTCTGCTCCCATCACCGCACCCCGGAGgctgtgtgcagacacacacacacacacacacacacacacacaaaagcaagcaCTCTGACTTGATAAAGTAATTGGAAGAGGTGTGactgcagaaaacacaaaggccagcagggtttttttttttttttttttttacctcaccCTGACTACTTCTAGAGATTTCAAGAATGTGTTTTGTCAGACACACTTTTCCTCAGAAATACTCAGAAATAGGAAAAGCCAGgctttcctcctcctgacagGTGCTTGCAGACGACTCCATCGCTTCCCTCTTTGCTTCCTTTCTTCCCAGCGCTATTTACCCCGTCTTTCTGGATCCAGCAAGTGCAGGGAGCACTCCCCATGCCACCGCACTCTGGCTTACAGTAAAATAAGTTATCCTCTGAGCTCCTTGCCTTTCAATGGGGCCATTAATCATAGTTAGAATgctcttttacacacacacaccagcagcacaCCGCTAGTGGATAGGCTGGACTTAGAGAGCCATCTAGTGATGGACAGGTAGTACTGCATGAGTGAAACAGCACCGAGTGGGTTTCTAAAGGGAATCGAGGCTGTAACCTTTTTTCTGATGGACGTTTTGTGGACGAGGGCGCACATTGTTCGTTTTACATCCTCATCTTTTGAAACCGGTCTGGGTTCGTGAAGGAGAGTCTGGACATCTGAGGCCAACAGGAAGTCCCTCTTTGTTTTCCcagacacaagcacacacatgtgtacaggcacaaaaaaaagcttcaaatgTGCTTCACATTATGCACACGTTAAAATCAAAGGCAAACTGGAATGAATAAAAACTCTCAGCTTGTTAAAAACCAGACACTCGCAGAAGGTGGACCCgcttgctgctgctggcggGGGGGACATCTGGTGACCTTGTGTCTGCCGGTAGACGGCTTCAGATGACTGCCAGGCTCACTTCCAGGTGGCAATGCCAAGCAAGACTGCATCAGaatgagcctgtgtgtgtgtgtgtgtgcgcttgtgcCTGGAAGCTTAGTGGTGCATAGCCTCAGCCGTCAAGTGTCCAAAGAAGACTAAGATTAATGTTCTAAATCTTGTTATTAAAGTTTACACTCATATACGATGATTTatagccctgcgatgaacttgtccagggtgtagccccgcctcttgcccccgttgactgctgggataggctccagcacgtcctgcgacccggtaacggacacaGCGGcaaaagaagatgaatgaaagatgaTTTATGTTTATAAGATGTAACCCAGTCTAGTGATTCCTAACATGGGGGTGGCGACAACTCCAAAGGGCCATAAGGTACCTCTGCAGGGGTCAGAGGTTGAATATCaagttgttttaaatgtatatgcATTTTAAATTGTCTAATAATGCAATCAGGCGAAGTGAAGACGTTCCCGTTTATTCCCCAAATGAGCATATGTTGTCGTTATCCTTTTAGCGAGACTTCATAGAAATgtcattaatatatttattattaagaTGTGAAATCACTGAAACTGACTTTCTGTCGATTTTGAGAGGTCATCATACCCAAGTACCTCCCTCCTGAAATCTCAAAAGGTTTTGCTAGCATGTTCCTCGAGGAACGTGTCAGCAAtcgaaaaacagaaataaaagtcaagaaaatGTTCGATGAATGATGGAGAAAAGCACAAGGGTGGGATAAAATCAGCCTGTAAGGCGGGATAGGAGAGAAAGATGAAAGTACTGGACCCAGTGTGAGTGAGAATGAAACGcttgagttgggggggggggggggtgaaaaaggctggaggacagagggagagagagaaagtttcATCAATGTCAACGGCGGCTCGATCGGCGCTGCGAGCGGCAGGAGCAGGGCCAACATTGACATTTTTATCTTTCCATTGAATTTAATCTGTGTGATGGACGAGCTGCCATTGCTTTAATTTTCCTCACACAAATTATCCCTGTCTGCCTACCTCTCACtgtctcttacacacacacacacacagacacacacacagacagagacactaACAAACTGTATTATCTGCAGCTGAAAATCCACTATGAGAACAAATtagagtggtgtgtgtgtgtgtgtgtgtgtgtgtgtgtgtgtgtgtgtgtgtgctgtcataGGACTGTGCATGCTACACGCCAGCTCTCGTAAATCATTTTTACGCGATGAACACGTAACCGCAAACAATCCCGGATGCACGCTCCCCCATTATCATTCGTATTCTCCtaatacattttgaaacatGCACACAGACGTCGCCCATAATAAAAGACCCGGGcactctttctttcatttttgccccccccccccggcccccaaCAAGTTATTGCATGTGGCGATTCGCCATGACAGATTGCCAGTCGTGCCTAATAGTTCTTTAATGACTTCATTAAATTGTGTTGCGCGGCTTATGATTGCGCTGCCAATTCTTCAGCGTGGGTAATGTGGGGGCACTCGGGATGCCCCACTTATATCTGTGAATTAATTGGACATCAACGTTGTTGCAGCCCTCCCCTCTTGGCAAACAGAACACAGATTCCCAATCAGAACCGAAAGCAGGGCTGGCCCAAATGTGTTGGGCAGCTTGGGGCAGTTCTTTTCAGGCGTTCCTCTGCTTTCTGAGTCCTAATTGGCTCATTTGTGTAAATATAACGGGGAGTTAATTTgctgttttgcttgtttttgctgtttacAAAGTTTAGCCAGAATAACGCGCGGTATAATTTGGACAATTATCAGATTTCACTGCGTCGCTACGTCTGTTACCGTGACGACGCCAACGCGACTGCCAATGAAATGTATGGAAATAACTTAATGCAATGCTCTACCTGCACAGCGGGGGAGtcatttcttcttttgctgAGCACTGCAATAACACGGTGCAGCATCAGACTTCCacgccccgcctccctcctcctcctcctcttcgtgtTCTCCAGACAGGGAGGCCTCTGTCCGGGCTGATGGATGAGCAGCAGCACCGAGTAGAgcatctctctcactctctctctctctctctctctggcctcAGGCCATGCCCCTCTGTCACAGACACTgatctcccatcagcccccaGCACTCTCACCCTTAATGGTCAGGGTTAGGATTAAGACAAGACAATCTGATTTTAGGTTGGTAAATTCAGGCCACCCCAAGGGTTGATAGCGATGAGTTCAGGAAAGTGGGATCATTTCAAGCACGAGAAATACAATTTGTAAAAGGGGAGATAGGGTGGACCGgtgagaaagaaatgaaaggatgaggaaggaggacCATGCATTGTACGACCAGGAGAGCGAGCTGGGAGggttttatccccccccccccccagccatgcCCCTTTAAAACCATTACAGGAGGGATATTTGTCATATTATGTTATTAGATTAGCCAGGACCCCTAATGAAAGCTGTGGCAATTTGTCAGCCTTATGGATTGCTCCATCCACCACTATTTATCAGCGAGCACCCCacccgtctcacacacacacacacacacaccccatagCTAAACTGCACATGAGTCTGGATGGCTTGGGAGAAATGGATCAAGGCTGTAATGGGATTCCAATGCTAAACACCCCGCCTAGTGTTTTTGTCATTTGGGGTGAGCACACCGTTCCCAGTCAGATTGCCCAGAGGGAAACCACGTTGGATTATtccaaggacccccccccaaaccaccaTTACTATGGTGCTTCTTAGAGGGAGCTGTCACAACATTCATCTTGAGGCAGCAGATCAGAGGAGggacgctgctgcaggcagAGCGTTCTCTCCCACTGAGTAATCTGAAAGGCAAATCTATTCGCTTTTTTGTGGCAGGGATTATTTCCTGAAAACGTTTGTGATGACATCAACAATATAAGGTTACACAGTGTAGCTAAGGAACCGCTctgtttaaatacatttgaggTTAGTCACATGTCATAATTCCATCCATCttccctttgccccccccccccccccccccccctccagcggTGAGAAATGACCggaacaagaagaaaaaggacgAGAAGAAGCAGGAGAGCACCGAGAGCTACGTGCTGAGTCCCGACACAGAGCAGATGATTGACAGGGTTCGCAAGGCGCACAAGGAAACCTTCCCTTCACTCTGCCAGTTGGGAAAATACACTACGGTCAGTGGCGACGCTGGCaacgtgtgtttttgttgttgttgttgtcttgtttgCTGTGAGACTAAGAGACATTTCCCCTCCTCCAGACCAACAGCTCAGAGACGCGCGTCGCCTTAGACGTAGACCTGTGGGACAAGTTCAGTGAACTCTCCACCAAGTGCATCATAAAGACGGTGGAGTTCGCCAAGCAGTTGCCCGGCTTCACGACGCTCACCATCGCCGATCAGATCACGCTGCTTAAAGCAGCCTGTCTGGACATCCTGGTGAGAGCAACGGCCTCGTGTTTTTACCTCACTGACCAGTAGCGGTTCAAGTCGGTTACCtgttctgtccccccccccccccgtctccagaTTCTCCGGATCTGTACGCGCTACACGCCGGAGCAAGACACCATGACTTTCTCAGATGGACTCACGCTAAACCGAACCCAGATGCACAACGCTGGATTCGGACCCCTCACCGACCTGGTTTTTGCCTTTGCCAAccagctcctccctctggaAATGGATGATGCGGAGACGGGACTGCTTAGCGCCATCTGTTTGCTCTGTGGAGGTACGACAAGTCAAAGCTTATTGTAGACAATTCTAAATGTGAAAAGGCCATCGAACAAGCCACCGTTTGACTTCCGTTACTCTCCACCTGGTGGCTAACTAAGATTATTTTCTCTGTACTTTTGGTAGATCGTCAGGACTTGGAACAGGCGGAGAAGGTGGACATCCTGCAGGAGCCCCTCCTGGAGGCGTTGAAGATTtacgtgaggaggaggaggccccaCAAGCCGCATATGTTCCCCAAGATGCTGATGAAGATCACTGACCTGAGAAGCATCAGTGCTAAAGGTCTACTATATCACACATCTCAGTTTcttgtacagtaataccttgacatacgagtataattcgttcctggactcAAATCGGTAACTCAAATCAGTCGTGTGTCAAATCCATTTTAACTGAATAACTGAAAACGATTTAATCTGTTCCGGCAgtttaaaaacactcaaatcaacgctaataatgGGAAAAGCGTTTTGAATTGCTGtttagatacacacacagaatgatataataaatgaaatacagtatttctgtaatataaaatatgtttttatgatttttacCTTTGAaacagacgatagcgctaacagcggtgtGCCGTGCGAGgaggcgagagggagagagagttaAACAGTTTAtactttatacagtaattgtaccttacaggtgcacttacataaacttagacataatagttctgcctttggaaggatttgtgttcttgacagcatccttctgtttgaggattgtgcTCGGAGCGCCCCCGGCCATTTAGAGCcggcatctggaagttgctcgtgtctcgggaCATTCGTGTGTCAGGGTTTTACTGTGTTGAAGAGAAGGAAGGAATCCCTCAATTTATTTTGCGTGAAATTCAGTCATTGACATTTTTCTTCCATGTCCATTCAGGAGCTGAGCGTGTCATTACCCTGAAGATGGAGATCCCCGGATCCATGCCTCCTCTCATCCAGGAGATGCTGGAGAACTCAGAAGGTCTGGAAAGTGGGGCTGCAGGCAGCCGGCCCAGTGGTGCCCCCCCAGGCAGCTGCAGCCCCAGCCTGTCACCTAGCTCTGCCCAAAGCAGTCCCGCGACGCAGTCTCCCTAGTCGTGACCCACATTTTGATGTTTCCTCACAATGCTCTCAGTCTCCTCCTCTGACGTTCTTAAGAGgagagcaaaggaggaggaggagaaggggggggggggtctttcagCAGAACAAGCGTCCTCCTCTGCTACAACACAAATCCTCACCTCCTGATCTGCTTTCCCTCACTCTGGAGTACCATCCTAACGTAGGGAGGGGGGAGGCACAGGCTGGGGCCAGTTGCCCCTGAGAGACCACACCGTAAACACTGCTGATGACTCATCCTCCACTTCCTACCTTTGACTCAACTgctgctcccctcctctccaACTTTCTCCTGAATACTCATGAACAGAAATCTGGAGGCAGCGGAGACCAGTTTTGATTCGAGCTGAGAGTGGGTCCGGCCCCCCCGCGGGACTAATATAGCAACAAGAACATTGCGTACAGACCGACTGACTTGACAGAACACCagacacttttgtttttctctatCCCCTTGTACTCTGAGGCGGACTGCAAAGCATCGGACTCCTGTTAAGACCCCCTTCCTCATAGACTCTGggtcttttctctcttttttttcaacTTCAACAGAACAGATTTCGTACAAAagatatatgaatatatatatagagacaAGTTGAGGAACTATTGTGACTGACATGTCCGGAACAGAACGCCAGGCGGAAACGAGGACATGCTTTCTGAGATTAGAATTGTTGTACTCCTTCACTGTTTGAATCTTTTCATACCCGTTGAGAGACACATTTCAGTTTTGTCACATTTGTACATTACTCGAATTAACGAAAAAGCAAAAGATCTTAATCTCttgccatcacacacacacacacacacagagagaaatgtgCACAGAAAACAAGTTGCAATGAATATCACCGACTATTCCAGGTtggatttgttttcctttttctttattttactttcaaGAGAGAATTGGGGGGGAATGATTGTATGAACTCGGTTGTATGATATGGTCACAGGTCCTTTCAAGAAATCAGATTATTGAAGATTCATTATTGAGATGTATTTTAAGTAGCCTTTGAGTTTGTGTATATAAGCTGTattcatttctttaaaaaaactatGAAGAGTTTTAGGCTTCacctgatttaaaaacaaaaaaaaacaaaaaaaacgttgtgttttgtttataggTTTGTGATGCGAGAAGAGACATTGTGAGCACATTTTACCGAAGGAAGTTCTTTAATGTTTTGTGACCTGCTAAATACTGGACAGACCCTTAATAACCAATCACTGGCTGTTCAGGATATGGCGTTCACAACCCTTTTCAACCTCCCCACCATAGACTTtcgaaagatgttttttttttttttttttaaatacagtagaCGACAAACGTAGCACTCCAGTCGGGGCAGAGCTTTTTGGCCATGTAGCAAAAATGATTCTGAAAGTGATGAGCTTAGACGCCGCCTTGTAGCCTTTGCAGGGGTCAAAGTGTGCTGTAGCAGCTCAGCCCTCAAAGAAAGTTCAAATGTGAAGAATGGTGTACATACACACTGTATTAAACCCAAGTGATTCTGGGAAGTCTCTGAATGGATCAATAATCTGTAGTGGATGGGGAACGGCTAGATTGTAGGGATCCCGCTGCTCCATCGG
This genomic interval carries:
- the raraa gene encoding retinoic acid receptor alpha-A, producing MVYTCHREKNCIINKVTRNRCQYCRLQKCLEVGMSKESVRNDRNKKKKDEKKQESTESYVLSPDTEQMIDRVRKAHKETFPSLCQLGKYTTTNSSETRVALDVDLWDKFSELSTKCIIKTVEFAKQLPGFTTLTIADQITLLKAACLDILILRICTRYTPEQDTMTFSDGLTLNRTQMHNAGFGPLTDLVFAFANQLLPLEMDDAETGLLSAICLLCGDRQDLEQAEKVDILQEPLLEALKIYVRRRRPHKPHMFPKMLMKITDLRSISAKGAERVITLKMEIPGSMPPLIQEMLENSEGLESGAAGSRPSGAPPGSCSPSLSPSSAQSSPATQSP